A genomic window from Salvia hispanica cultivar TCC Black 2014 chromosome 5, UniMelb_Shisp_WGS_1.0, whole genome shotgun sequence includes:
- the LOC125189371 gene encoding auxin-induced protein 15A-like yields the protein MAIRQILRRSLWDFHHSLAHVLRITKEKIINSYNKNNVAIRQMLRRILSNERRSAEVPKGHCAVYVGENEKRRFVIPASYLNHRSFQELLLQAEEEFGFHHPTGGLTIPCSEDLFLDLTSQLSIA from the exons ATGGCCATTCGCCAAATTCTGAGACGATCTTTGTGGGATTTCCATCACAGCCTAGCTCACGTGTTAAGGATCACA aaggaaaaaatcattaattctTACAACAAAAACAATGTGGCCATTCGCCAAATGCTGAGACGAATATTATCCAACGAGAGGAGATCAGCTGAGGTTCCAAAGGGGCATTGTGCTGTCTACGTTGGAGAGAATGAGAAGAGACGGTTTGTTATCCCTGCATCGTACTTGAACCACCGCTCCTTTCAAGAACTGCTGCTCCAAGCCGAGGAAGAATTCGGGTTCCATCACCCAACCGGAGGTCTCACCATCCCTTGCAGCGAGGATTTGTTCCTCGATCTAACATCCCAATTGAGCATAGCATGA
- the LOC125190830 gene encoding auxin-induced protein 15A-like — protein sequence MAIRQILRRSLSSERRSAEVPKGHVAVYVGDNEKKRFVIPVSYLNHPSFQELLFQAEEEFGFNHPMGGLTIPCSEDLFVDFISGLSRR from the coding sequence ATGGCCATTCGCCAGATTCTCAGAAGGTCATTGTCTAGTGAAAGAAGGTCGGCTGAAGTTCCAAAGGGGCATGTTGCTGTCTATGTTGGTGATAATGAAAAGAAGCGCTTTGTGATTCCAGTCTCCTACTTGAACCATCCTTCGTTTCAAGAATTGCTTTTTCAAGCCGAGGAAGAATTCGGGTTCAATCACCCGATGGGCGGTCTCACCATCCCTTGCAGTGAAGACTtatttgtagatttcatcTCTGGTTTGAGCAGAAGATGA